The window TGGGGCATTACCTCTCCTgtggcccaagatcaatgggttAGATTACAGAAAGTTGAGCCACTCCTGTACCATTGCTGggtcaaaccaaaaaaaaaaggaaaaaaaaaagagagaaaaaaaaataattctatcAATTGAGCGTCATAAAACACCACATTAGGGTCAGGTTGATTTCAGATGTATGTTTCTGACCATCATTCTCCTCTGATGCTTTCAGTTAGGAAATGGCAACTCTGTTGCTTCCTCTGGTGATATTCAGAGCAGCCCTTCCAATTCTGTCCATGGACGTGCTGTTCCAAGAAATGCTATGCACCCGCCTTACACATTAACAGGTCATAATGGAAATGCATTTGAATCAAGTGGCACGTCTGGCATCTCAGCCTCACTATATTCAGAGAAAAATGCAATAAATGCACGTGAAATTGAGGTGGACTTGGGTTCAAATAATGGTAATTTCCCCAGGGAATCTTTTTCGAGTAACGGAACACTGAACTCAAGCTCTTCTTGTGAAAAGATCTCGGTCAAAGTAAGCAAGAGATCTAAGAGCCCCAGTCCTACCGTTTCAGTATCTCAAAGATCAACGCCGAAAGCTTCAAGAGAATACCCATGTCCGGGGATAGAAAAGAAGATGGCCTGCATGACAAATGACACTAGTAGGCTATCTTGGACTATCTCAGAATCTATATGAgaactttttttctttctttctttccactcTTTGGCTGTTGTGGCCTCTAATGCTGTTTGTCATTGCCCAGAAATCCCTCAAAGTGGTGCTTCTGCAACTGtccctacacaaggcaacagtgGCATCGCAAAAATGGGAGATGCAATGATGATGGGCCTGAAGAAGTTACCGAAACTCCCCAGATGGGACACATCGGGAATTGCAAGCGACAGTCCTAAGAATAAGGTTTAGTATCGAATGACACACTCTCCCTATGTTGTGGGTGAATAATCAAAGCATGGGGCGCTTCATTTCTAAGTTCTGAAGCTACAAAAGATCTCTTTTTCACGTTTCTGAATTTGATGTCTCAGGTGTTGTTTCCTTATGAGGAATTTGTCAAGTTCTTTCATTACGAAGTGTGTGACTTATCTCCGCGAGGCCTTTTGAATTGCGGAAACAGGTACTATCATATTGGATTACGTTTTGCCGTTTATTTGACCCACAGACTTTAAGAGTACAGTCCAGGATTTCCTGGGCTATCAGCCTCACCTAAGCAAATGTATATTTTGCTGAGGTCCTCTTCCAACAGAGTATGGTTTGCCAAGGCACAAGattccatatatgtgggacccacggtTTGTAATCCAAACTCTTGATGTTGGGTTCCCCATGGGAAGCCCCAAATTCGCCCAGATTGGAATGTACTAATCCTTTGATCTATGGCCTACAAATTGACAGTTAAAGAAACACAGCAATGGTCCATGCTCAACAGGAAGCTGACCAACTGTCGGCTTATATCACAGACACCCCTTGTCTATTCTCTTCTCATACTCAGGACGCTTTCCAACTATTCAGTTCGCCAAATTGATTATGTGGTGCTTATAGCTGCTTTATTCTGACCATGATGACCATGAGACATGGGTTGTCTTGCCTTGATATCATAAAAAGGAAATTTAGTGACCAAAGCAGAAACAAGTGAAGCATGCTAAGACAAACTTATGAACTCAAACGAAATGTCAGCAAAGTCGGTTGCTAATGTGCATGCTAAGAttagttttattatattttaacatAAAGTTGGTTGGATTCTTAGAGTATTTAATTCTATTATTTAGATGCTTCCTCTACACTTCTCGTTGGATACAAAATGAATTTATACTGGTTCTTTGTTTATCACTGTTGAGTTTTGACTGATGTTGGCACTCTTTCCGTCCCACTTTTGGCTATATGATAGTGCGATTATATACTATCGAATTAACAAAATAGAAAGAAAGGGTGCTGCCATCAAGGGTGGGTGTAAATAGTGGGTCTCTATACTCTCTCATTAGTGTCATTATTGTTGATTTTTCTTCTATCAACCTTGCAGTTGCTATGCCAATGCCGTATTGCAATGTTTGACCTGCACGAAGCCTCTGATCATCTACCTGCTTCGGAGATCACATTCAAAAACATGTAGTTCCTTCAATTCTCCCATGCCCAAATTGTAAACAAGAAGATTTTACTCATCTTGTTTGGACGCATCCGTAACTTTCTTTTGTCTATTTCATACATGTCTTAGGCTGGGCAAAAGATTGGTGCCTCATGTGTGAACTTGAGCAGCACATATTGATGTTGAGGGAAGGTGGGGGCCCGCTGTCTCCCAGCAGAATTCTGTCGCACATGCGGAATATTGGCTGCCGGATGGGTGGTGGAGATCAGGAAGATGCCCATGAATTTTTAAGGTGTGTGAAGGTGTACTTTGCCAATTTTATTGTGGTGCAAGGGTAATGTGAATAATTCCTTCCGCTCCCTTTGGATGTTTATAACAAAATTCCTTTTTCAAAAGAATTGAGACAATCTGCGGCCTGGAAACGTGACGTCATGTATATCAGAAGTAGAACGGGacctttattattttttcttttgtttcctaTTATAATAATTTTTCATTATTTACATACTAATCATAGAGTTTATATTCTTCCATTTATCTAAGATTTGTTTTATTGTATCTTCCAATGTTATGTTTGAAGCCCCATGTCCATGTTCAACACTGACAAACATGTTTCAATTGCATGGATCTGGATTTCACGCTGCAAGACATACTTCTTAACTTTCATGGATACCCTGTTTTTTGACTAGTGTTCTCTTTTATGTTTGACAAAGCTGTTTACATTCAGGCTTCTTGTTACATCTATGCAATCTATATGCCTTGAGGGAATGGGTGGTGAGAAGGAAGTCGATTCCAGTTTACAAGAAACAACATTGATACAACAGATTTTTGGTGGTCGTCTTAGATCAAAGGTGATTAGTGAGATTATTACTTCTCTACCAGATCCAATGCTGGTTGAGAAACGTGATGGGTACTTGTAGCATGGTTTCAAAAATTGTCCTTGTATCAGTTTTGGTTCTAAATGAAATGAGTCACCACACTGATGGTGGTCTGAGTTGGGGTGAGTCCTACCAATTTGGTACCCAGATGAGTTGCACTCCAAAACTGCTACTTGAATCCATGCTTGGAAAATTAGGATTTCTAATTCTACTCTCTTCATGTGTGTTCAAGAACCAggtcattcatcaggtaggccctGTCGTTTATGTGcagtgccccaaaaatcaggcaggtccCATCATCGCATTGCCCACTTGTTTatgaaaaaatggacagcttgaaGGAGTTGAacaattaatgcaggggcattttcacaccgggctcaagtggggtagtcggtgggatgtggggacacactcggggtgggtggcccatgtgaagcggaacccatgtgaagtggggcccacgagggggtttggccgaggtcctaacccatgcaatgtggggcttgggctatgagataaagggattgattcaccactctctatcagttcgagcttttagagcaagtggtcaattgtcctgcatcaacaatggtccatattcagCTTGCACATATACCCCAGCTGATGACTGGAGTcactggaccagcctgatttctgGACTACGGCACAtattgtgagacccaccttattGCTATTCATCCGACTGCCAGGATCACTGTTAATACTAATATGTTCGTTTCATCCAAACCAGGTCAAGTGTCTGAAATGCCATCATGAGTCTGAACGATATGAAAACATTATGGATCTTACATTGGAGATACAGGGTTGGGTTGAGTCATTGGAGGATGCACTTACTCAATTTACAGCTCCTGAGGATTTGGATGGGGAGAATATGTACAGATGTGGAAGGTATGATGATTTTAGATTATTATTGTTAGAACTGATCTCGTCTGTTGCAAGTTGTGTAAATTTCACCAAAATTCCATGTTCTACATCTGCTTGTTATATTTTTGTGTTTCATGTTGGGAAAAAAAAAGGTGTGCTGCGTATGTTAAAGCCAGAAAGCAGTTGAGCATACATGAGGCGCCAAACATCCTCACGATAGTTTTAAAGCGATTTCAGGTAAAAATGGTGGGGACTGATGACATCCTTTTGTGCTTAGAGCATGCGCCTAACAAATAGGTGTCACCTCGCTGGATTTCCTGCCACAGTTCAAAATATTGTTTAAATGTGTTGTAGCTGTATGAATTTATCTCACAACTTTTCCAAGATGATAAGGATACCTTGTATAATTCTGGGCCTTTGTGATACTGGATCCATTAAAATTATCTAGGGAGGAATGCATAGGTATGTATTGATGATACAAATCGATATAAACCATATCAGCAACATACTAAATCActgtaaaatgatttaaaaacTATCTGTTGGTACTGTATAAGGGGTTAATTGGTAATGATTTTAGGATTTTACAGGAGTGTATGGTAACAGAATATAATATATACTCTACATAATGGTAAGATACAACAATGCTCAGGAATATAAAATAATATGCACTTTTAATATTCTAAAGAAATTAATTGGATCATGAAACTTGCACATTCATATTATGCAAATGATACTCAAAGCAGCACAATTGCATGTCTGCTATGTTTGCTATGTTTTCCATGGAAAATATAAAACATTTCTTGTGAAGATTGAGTCCTTACGTCCCCCCACCTTCATGGGATGGTGAGCAATGCCCCCGAAGCttttaaatgacacatgggaCGACCAATCATTGATTTGGACTGTCCACTAATTCATACGATACATTTTGATAATGACGTTAAAGATTATTGATATATTGTGATACACAGGCAATATAATAAATGAGGTGATAAAGTCGcgccccaccaccaccaccaccaccccccccccccccccccccttatttatttatttatttaaatcagaTTAGAATCATACCATAATACATTGTGATATAGTATTTATTTACCAGAAACCTTGTGGCTATGATTCAAATGTACTTTCCAATGCCATCCCCATATAGGGATGTGGACATTTGTAACATGCCGCAGGATAAATTTATTGTGATGCATTCCTGATATGGTACACATTCCAATACTCTGAACATTGTTTCTGCCCATTCAAAACAAGATATCTTTGCAGAAATGTTTCATATGATTATTGGCCTTATTTGTTTCTTCTGTTGTGGGTTTTGCTCCATTAGACAGGGAAATATGGCAAAATTAATAAATGCATCTCTTTCCCTGACATGCTGGACATGATTCCATTCATGACCGGGACTGGCGACAGCCCTCCCCTTTACACGCTGTATGGCGTCGTCGTGCATTTGGACACATTGAATGCATCATTCTCTGGGCATTACGTGTCATACGTGAAAGATTTGCAAGGGACATGGTTGAGGATAGATGACACTGAGGTAACATCTACTTGCTGTTATGTCCTTTTTGTAGTCAATATTTAAATGGTGGTGTTTGTGAAACTGGCATGCCTTTGATTTTCAAATCATTTGGGAGATGCTGAAACACTATTTAAGGTGGACTCAATTCTTCTGTTTTCTTTCCCCCATAATGCTAAAATTGGCTGTTTCATGGGGCATTTGGATACTTGACTCGAAAAGGTGTTTTAACTTGAACTTTGACCTAGTTAATCGACTCAGCTGAGTTGACTCTCCCAAGTTTCAGCACCTGAGAAATTCTAGAACTATGTGAGGAATATATCTGGTATTGTGTATTGAGGATGCTAATTATTTATCCGGTGTCATTTTTGAGTTAACAGGTCGAGCCAGTGCCGATGAGTCAGGTGATGTCAGAAGGTGCATACATCCTATTTTACTCAAGGTAATAAAAAGAATACTACTACTAAGGGTGTGTGTGGGTGCCATCGTAAAAAGGGTTTAATCAGTTAGCAATGTCAGTTCCTGTCAGACTGCCGCCCATATCAACAAGCCTGATTTTTAAGGGGATGCCCTTTCTTGCAATGGCCCTTACTGTGGATAGTTTGGATGTCGTGAGTGTGTGGGAGGTTGTAAATCACACCTCCTTCAAATGGTTTCTTTAGAAACCAAGGCGTCCTCTTCTGGCATGTCAACCGTGCGGGCAGAAATTCATCTAGGGTTGCAACTTGGGCAGGTCAGGTTGGGCTGAGGGTCAACATGAGCCCAACCAGACATCAAGTTGTGTAAACCTGAGGCACAACCAACCTGAGCCCAACGTAAAGACATACTGTATCCTCAATCTTTAACCCATCttgagttgggtcgggttggccGGGTTGAGGCAAACCAGGCTGGAGTCCCATGCATCCTTGGTTCTTCCAACCCAGTGACCAGTGACCAAGTTGGTGACTGGGTTGGGTTGACTCAGCCAAGTCCATGGTTGACTTGCCTAGTCTGCATACTATGAGTTATATGCTATATGAGTAATATAGGGTTGGGTTGCCTGAGGCGCAACCCAAGCGGAACCTGACCCAAGGTTGGGTTGAGGATTTCCGGCCCTACCTCAACTCAATCCAACCCAACTTGACCAAAATTTTGGGTTGAGCCGGATGCAAGTTGCACCCCTGAAtttatttacttcatttttgggtggcACCTGAACAAGCTCTTATTTGTAAGCTTTTGTTCGTTTCCATTGCTCTTTTTGATTTGCTTGTTGGGTCCTGCACAGGTCTCACCCACGGCCCCCTAGAGTACATGCGAGGAGAAATTCCTCATTCCAAGCTCCATCTTCTGCCAAGCATTGGATTCCCAAACCCCAAAAGTCTTCTAGACATGGGCAATGCAAACCAAGCAGCATCATGTTTTCCTCAGGGCGTCCATCGCCGCTTCATGCTGCAGGCCGTAACATCCTACCCACAGAGCAAACTCATGCAGACTCAATATGCACGGACTACTCTGATGCCACATCAAGCGACTGGTCCCTTTTCACAAGCTCAGATGAATCATCTTTTACCACCGAGAGTACCCGAGATTCGTTCAGCACCGTAGATTATGGTGACCCACTTAACATCGATCCATTTCCCTCAATATTTAGCCCATTATACGGAGCTCCGGAGTATTCCAACAACATCTGCAAAACGTCCTCGCCTTGCAGGCCACAGACGAGATTCTTCTCGGAGACTAACAGTTTTGTTTTGGATTCTTCAATGTCGAATCAACCGCTCGGCAGTGTACATAAGGGAAGGAATCCGGAACGGGTCAGTGTTTCTTCTCCAACTGAGTCTCTAACTTCAGCAGCACATAACTGCAGTATGTCTGTCAGATACGGGAGTAATTCTAAAGGTAGTTTTGCTCGAACATGTGGTTGTTGTGAGCTGTAGTCAGTAGATTCTTGTAgttctaggtgtggcccacttgatgtgattGGTCCCTTAGAATTAGATATGCCTCAGATGTTTCTGTTTTTAGTGAAATGGGGCATCCCTCAATCAATGGTCTTGTGGGAAATTTTCTGTCACatttcctcctttttcttttttcgaacAATGTTTAGTGAAATAGACAGTTGAAAGTAAAACACCACAAATCAAGTGATTTTTCTTTATTTgatctttgatatggaccattgttttatacaagtggggtccatgattcAGCAATCC is drawn from Magnolia sinica isolate HGM2019 chromosome 5, MsV1, whole genome shotgun sequence and contains these coding sequences:
- the LOC131245561 gene encoding ubiquitin C-terminal hydrolase 15-like isoform X2 codes for the protein MLKPREADIPALFLVLVVLPLVAYILLGKWNEAAKKNARIGMLAQLAAEEAFRVEAMATASVIPVGSSSKTGFHQCARCFAPATTRCSRCKSVRYCSGKCQIVHWRQGHKQECLQSDDSNSHWSSDLSSIKGSIHQSVLWNENPNSSFFKSDIKEPMLDAIPPGISLHPSIATSANAATTGTAADASQVSQAERKLSDRWASSKFNRDILKCDDTASFGSLEGIDGSGANIPTLNTTTMATFPQSKETPMRNKLGNGNSVASSGDIQSSPSNSVHGRAVPRNAMHPPYTLTGHNGNAFESSGTSGISASLYSEKNAINAREIEVDLGSNNVSQRSTPKASREYPCPGIEKKMACMTNDTKIPQSGASATVPTQGNSGIAKMGDAMMMGLKKLPKLPRWDTSGIASDSPKNKVLFPYEEFVKFFHYEVCDLSPRGLLNCGNSCYANAVLQCLTCTKPLIIYLLRRSHSKTCWAKDWCLMCELEQHILMLREGGGPLSPSRILSHMRNIGCRMGGGDQEDAHEFLRLLVTSMQSICLEGMGGEKEVDSSLQETTLIQQIFGGRLRSKVKCLKCHHESERYENIMDLTLEIQGWVESLEDALTQFTAPEDLDGENMYRCGRCAAYVKARKQLSIHEAPNILTIVLKRFQTGKYGKINKCISFPDMLDMIPFMTGTGDSPPLYTLYGVVVHLDTLNASFSGHYVSYVKDLQGTWLRIDDTEVEPVPMSQVMSEGAYILFYSRSHPRPPRVHARRNSSFQAPSSAKHWIPKPQKSSRHGQCKPSSIMFSSGRPSPLHAAGRNILPTEQTHADSICTDYSDATSSDWSLFTSSDESSFTTESTRDSFSTVDYGDPLNIDPFPSIFSPLYGAPEYSNNICKTSSPCRPQTRFFSETNSFVLDSSMSNQPLGSVHKGRNPERVSVSSPTESLTSAAHNCSMSVRYGSNSKGSFARTCGCCEL
- the LOC131245561 gene encoding ubiquitin C-terminal hydrolase 15-like isoform X1, with product MLKPREADIPALFLVLVVLPLVAYILLGKWNEAAKKNARIGMLAQLAAEEAFRVEAMATASVIPVGSSSKTGFHQCARCFAPATTRCSRCKSVRYCSGKCQIVHWRQGHKQECLQSDDSNSHWSSDLSSIKGSIHQSVLWNENPNSSFFKSDIKEPMLDAIPPGISLHPSIATSANAATTGTAADASQVSQAERKLSDRWASSKFNRDILKCDDTASFGSLEGIDGSGANIPTLNTTTMATFPQSKETPMRNKLGNGNSVASSGDIQSSPSNSVHGRAVPRNAMHPPYTLTGHNGNAFESSGTSGISASLYSEKNAINAREIEVDLGSNNGNFPRESFSSNGTLNSSSSCEKISVKVSKRSKSPSPTVSVSQRSTPKASREYPCPGIEKKMACMTNDTKIPQSGASATVPTQGNSGIAKMGDAMMMGLKKLPKLPRWDTSGIASDSPKNKVLFPYEEFVKFFHYEVCDLSPRGLLNCGNSCYANAVLQCLTCTKPLIIYLLRRSHSKTCWAKDWCLMCELEQHILMLREGGGPLSPSRILSHMRNIGCRMGGGDQEDAHEFLRLLVTSMQSICLEGMGGEKEVDSSLQETTLIQQIFGGRLRSKVKCLKCHHESERYENIMDLTLEIQGWVESLEDALTQFTAPEDLDGENMYRCGRCAAYVKARKQLSIHEAPNILTIVLKRFQTGKYGKINKCISFPDMLDMIPFMTGTGDSPPLYTLYGVVVHLDTLNASFSGHYVSYVKDLQGTWLRIDDTEVEPVPMSQVMSEGAYILFYSRSHPRPPRVHARRNSSFQAPSSAKHWIPKPQKSSRHGQCKPSSIMFSSGRPSPLHAAGRNILPTEQTHADSICTDYSDATSSDWSLFTSSDESSFTTESTRDSFSTVDYGDPLNIDPFPSIFSPLYGAPEYSNNICKTSSPCRPQTRFFSETNSFVLDSSMSNQPLGSVHKGRNPERVSVSSPTESLTSAAHNCSMSVRYGSNSKGSFARTCGCCEL
- the LOC131245561 gene encoding ubiquitin C-terminal hydrolase 15-like isoform X3 yields the protein MLCSRHYSLLKMQVGPILKLLNSQPICSSGKCQIVHWRQGHKQECLQSDDSNSHWSSDLSSIKGSIHQSVLWNENPNSSFFKSDIKEPMLDAIPPGISLHPSIATSANAATTGTAADASQVSQAERKLSDRWASSKFNRDILKCDDTASFGSLEGIDGSGANIPTLNTTTMATFPQSKETPMRNKLGNGNSVASSGDIQSSPSNSVHGRAVPRNAMHPPYTLTGHNGNAFESSGTSGISASLYSEKNAINAREIEVDLGSNNGNFPRESFSSNGTLNSSSSCEKISVKVSKRSKSPSPTVSVSQRSTPKASREYPCPGIEKKMACMTNDTKIPQSGASATVPTQGNSGIAKMGDAMMMGLKKLPKLPRWDTSGIASDSPKNKVLFPYEEFVKFFHYEVCDLSPRGLLNCGNSCYANAVLQCLTCTKPLIIYLLRRSHSKTCWAKDWCLMCELEQHILMLREGGGPLSPSRILSHMRNIGCRMGGGDQEDAHEFLRLLVTSMQSICLEGMGGEKEVDSSLQETTLIQQIFGGRLRSKVKCLKCHHESERYENIMDLTLEIQGWVESLEDALTQFTAPEDLDGENMYRCGRCAAYVKARKQLSIHEAPNILTIVLKRFQTGKYGKINKCISFPDMLDMIPFMTGTGDSPPLYTLYGVVVHLDTLNASFSGHYVSYVKDLQGTWLRIDDTEVEPVPMSQVMSEGAYILFYSRSHPRPPRVHARRNSSFQAPSSAKHWIPKPQKSSRHGQCKPSSIMFSSGRPSPLHAAGRNILPTEQTHADSICTDYSDATSSDWSLFTSSDESSFTTESTRDSFSTVDYGDPLNIDPFPSIFSPLYGAPEYSNNICKTSSPCRPQTRFFSETNSFVLDSSMSNQPLGSVHKGRNPERVSVSSPTESLTSAAHNCSMSVRYGSNSKGSFARTCGCCEL